The following proteins come from a genomic window of Lolium rigidum isolate FL_2022 chromosome 5, APGP_CSIRO_Lrig_0.1, whole genome shotgun sequence:
- the LOC124655155 gene encoding uncharacterized protein LOC124655155 codes for MKNHVLKGKAFKLKKGSPSDMSCLEGSSRMEKKQSICRYCDPEGLSAPGDRFRRLFPGPSWPSGDDISKEAARNMIRSRGYPFPVLNDCGMRLLCNFEEEFGEDVWSKLTEEVASGMSQCVVALASFCGDKRVFACTGIIIGCSEFTTRVLTSASLVRNSDDEAKVEDNLKIEVRLPDNEHATGTLEHKNLCYNIAVITIVGSRCTQTAKIYDQLQIEPHAKVAAVGRVYESGKLIATGGTLIDKPSELDCKDLKLSTCKITKAGIGGPLIDGDGNFIGMDFYGLEETPYLPRDKVLEVLRSFGAKPDTADLTNDHNPNRWPVPKPIWCYPTWHQYMGEGVKVDHRPQPM; via the exons ATGAAAAACCATGTACTGAAAGGAAAAGCATTCAAGTTGAAAAAAGGGTCCCCGTCTGATATGTCCTGTTTAGAAG GCAGCTCAAGGATGGAGAAGAAACAGTCCATATGTCGTTACTGTGATCCAGAAGGCCTATCAG CACCTGGAGACCGTTTCAGACGTTTATTCCCTGGTCCTAGTTGGCCATCTGGTGATGACA TATCTAAGGAGGCTGCTAGGAATATGATAAGGTCCAGAGGTTATCCCTTCCCAGTTCTCAACGATT GTGGCATGCGCCTGCTTTGTAATTTTGAAGAAGAATTTGGTGAAGATGTCTGGAGTAAACTCACAGAAGAAGTTGCTTCGGGCATGTCTCAGTGTGTTGTTGCTCTTGCTTCATTCTGTG GAGATAAAAGGGTTTTTGCTTGTACAGGCATAATTATTGGCTGCAGTGAGTTCACCACAAGAGTTCTTACTTCAGCGAGTTTGGTTAGAAATTCTGACGATGAAGCTAAGGTTGAAGACAACTTGAAG ATTGAAGTGCGCCTTCCAGATAATGAACATGCCACGGGCACATTGGAACATAAGAATTTATGTTACAACATTGCGGTCATTACCATCGTGGGTTCTCGCTGTACTCAGACAGCGAAAATATATGATCAGTTGCAAATTGAACCTCATGCGAAAGTAGCAGCTGTTGGTCGTGTCTACGAATCAGGCAAATTAATAGCCACAGGTGGGACTTTGATTGACAAGCCAAGTGAACTCGATTGCAAAGACCTTAAGTTGTCCACTTGTAAAATCACAAAG GCTGGGATTGGAGGGCCTCTTATTGATGGTGATGGGAATTTTATCGGCATGGACTTCTACGGCTTGGAAGAAACTCCGTACCTTCCCAGGGATAAAGTGCTTGAAGTCTTGCGTAGTTTTGGTGCAAA GCCTGATACTGCTGATTTGACCAACGATCATAACCCAAACAG ATGGCCTGTGCCTAAGCCTATTTGGTGCTATCCGACATGGCACCAGTATATGGGCGAAGGTGTAAAGGTGGATCATCGACCCCAGCCTATGTAA